The Actinomyces wuliandei genome contains the following window.
TCCTCGTGGTCCAGGGCGGCTCACTGCACCGGGGGTCACGCTACGTGTTGCGCGTAGCGGACCGGGGCAAGGACCTGGCCCGCCTGTCCGGCCTGGTGGACGAGCACGGCCGCCCGGTGCGCGGGATGCCGGTGGCCGTGGTCCAGGGCGGGCGCAACGCCGCTGCGGCAGCGTGGCGAGGGGCCTTCCTCGCCCGGGGGTCGTTGACCGAGCCCGGCCGCTCCTCCTCCCTGGAGGTCACCTGCCCCGGCTCAGAGGCTGCGCTGGCCCTGGTGGGGGCGGCCCGCCGCTTCGACGTGGCGGCCAAGGCCCGCGAGGTGCGTGGCGCCGACCGGGTGGTCGTGCGTGACGGGGAGTCAATCGGCATCATCCTGGACCGGATGGGTGCCCCCGAGGCCAACAGGACCTGGTCCGAGCGACGCTCGCGCAGGGAGTCGCGAGGCACCGCTAACCGTCTGGCTAACTTCGACGATGCCAACCTGCGGCGCTCCGCCCGGGCCGCTGTCGCCTCCGGGGCACGTGTGGAGCGCGCCTTCGAGATCCTCGGTGACGACGTCCCGGCACACCTGCTTCAGGCCGGCAGGCTGCGCATGGAGCACAAGCAGGCCTCGCTGGAGGAGCTGGGGCACCTGTCCGATCCGCAGCTGACCAAGGACGCGGTGGCCGGCCGGATCCGCCGCCTGCTGGCGATGGCCGACAAGCGCGCCCACGACCTGGGGGTGCCCGACACCGAGTCGGTCCTGACCCAGGACATGCTGGATCCCTGAGCCGTCTGCGGGGCCTGGCCGGGTCTCGGGAGGGACCCTGGTCCTAGGAACGTGCCAAGAACATGCTCGGCGCAGGTCACGGCCTGGTTGCCGCAGGCTGCCGCCCT
Protein-coding sequences here:
- the whiA gene encoding DNA-binding protein WhiA; this translates as MSLTVTVKDELSHVVAENTAQKRAEVSAMLRFAGGLHIVSQRLVVEAELDHGATVRRLHRHLRELFGMDAEVLVVQGGSLHRGSRYVLRVADRGKDLARLSGLVDEHGRPVRGMPVAVVQGGRNAAAAAWRGAFLARGSLTEPGRSSSLEVTCPGSEAALALVGAARRFDVAAKAREVRGADRVVVRDGESIGIILDRMGAPEANRTWSERRSRRESRGTANRLANFDDANLRRSARAAVASGARVERAFEILGDDVPAHLLQAGRLRMEHKQASLEELGHLSDPQLTKDAVAGRIRRLLAMADKRAHDLGVPDTESVLTQDMLDP